The genomic window CAGGGAAAAAGGCAGCATGAGACGAGGTAAAAATTCTGATCCATTCCACTCTGGTTTCATCTTGGACTTGGATACTCCCAGAATGGCCACTTGTGGGGGATTCACAATGGGTGAGAAACCAGTTCCACTAATTCCCCCCAGGCTTGAGATAGTGAAGGTTGCCCCGATCAGCTCAGCAGGCTTGATCTTACGTTCGCGGGTACGCCTACTGACATCAACCAGCTCCACAGCTAATTGACTTAAACTTTTCTGATCCACATCACGAATAACCGGAACGACAAGACCGGCTTCAGTATCTACAGCAATACCTAAATGGATGTACTTTTTATGGATCAGGTTTTCACCGCGGGCATCCAGAGAGCTGTTAAAGTCAGGATATTCCTTTAAAGCAAGAGCTACAGCCTTCATGATGAAAGGCAGAATGGATAGCTTGCCATCTTCTTTGGCTACAGCGTGTTTGAATACCTGGCGAAATGCTTCCAACTCTGTAATATCAGTCTCATCCATTTGAGTAACATGGGGAATGGTTTGCCAGGCTCGTTGCAGATTAACTGCCGTTACCTTACGAATTTTACTTAAACGAACTGTCTCGATCTCACCCCACTGGCTAAAATCAATTTCAGGTTGAGTTGGAACAATCGCAGTTGGTGAAGTGGCACCGGTGAGTCTCGTTTTGATGAAGTTTTGTATATCTTCCTTGAGAACACGACCTTTGGGACCCGTTGCAATAACCTGATTCAGATCACAACCCAGTTCCCGGGCAAAGCGTCTCACCGAGGGGCTTGCGGAAACAATTTTACGCTTGGTTTGCGGTGCTTCAATGGGTGTCTGGGGGATTTCCTCTTCTACGGGTTGAGGTTGCTCCTCCACAGCAGACATTGTCTCTGTTTTCTGCTCTTGTTGCGCAGCTGGTTCGGATTCATCGACCTGAT from Candidatus Neomarinimicrobiota bacterium includes these protein-coding regions:
- a CDS encoding 2-oxo acid dehydrogenase subunit E2, giving the protein MLKEIIIPDLGEGIDTVEVGEINIKPGDHVDVGDILVVLESDKASMEIEAEEAGTIKEIRITSGSEVGTNTILAILELDQVDESEPAAQQEQKTETMSAVEEQPQPVEEEIPQTPIEAPQTKRKIVSASPSVRRFARELGCDLNQVIATGPKGRVLKEDIQNFIKTRLTGATSPTAIVPTQPEIDFSQWGEIETVRLSKIRKVTAVNLQRAWQTIPHVTQMDETDITELEAFRQVFKHAVAKEDGKLSILPFIMKAVALALKEYPDFNSSLDARGENLIHKKYIHLGIAVDTEAGLVVPVIRDVDQKSLSQLAVELVDVSRRTRERKIKPAELIGATFTISSLGGISGTGFSPIVNPPQVAILGVSKSKMKPEWNGSEFLPRLMLPFSLSYDHRVIDGASAARFTKFIAEELAAIKDLV